One Aegilops tauschii subsp. strangulata cultivar AL8/78 chromosome 7, Aet v6.0, whole genome shotgun sequence genomic window carries:
- the LOC109782170 gene encoding protein RER1A encodes MEPVGGGGGGASSAAERYRAEAARAFQHYLDRAAPHTAGRWAGTLLAAAVYALRVYYVQGFYVVSYGLGIYLLNLLIGFLSPMVDPELEALDQAGPALPTRGNDEFKPFIRRLPEFKFWYAITKAFCVAFVMTFFSVFDVPVFWPILLCYWIVLFVLTMKRQILHMVKYKYVPFSMGKQKYGGKKGPSTSGSKD; translated from the exons ATGGAgcccgtcggcggcggcggcgggggcgcgtcCTCGGCGGCGGAGCGGTACCGCGCGGAGGCGGCGCGGGCGTTCCAGCACTACCTGGACCGGGCGGCGCCGCACACGGCGGGGCGGTGGGCGGGCACGCTGCTGGCCGCCGCCGTCTACGCGCTGCGGGTCTACTACGTCCAGGGCTTCTACGTCGTCTCCTACGGCCTCGGCATCTACCTCCTCAACCTCCTCATCGGCTTCCTCTCCCCCATGGTCGACCCGGAGCTGGAGGCACTCGACCAGGCCGGCCCCGCGCTCCCCACCCGCGGCAACGACGAGTTCAAGCCCTTCATCCGCCGCCTCCCCGAGTTCAAGTTCTG GTATGCCATCACAAAAGCCTTCTGTGTTGCTTTTGTCATGACATTCTTCTCGGTATTTGATGTTCCAGTCTTCTGGCCAATACTACTCTGCTATTGGATTGTGCTCTTTGTCCTGACAATGAAGCGGCAGATTTTACATATGGTCAAATACAAGTATGTCCCATTCAGCATGGGGAAGCAG AAGTACGGAGGAAAGAAAGGCCCATCAACCAGTGGATCCAAAGATTGA
- the LOC109782169 gene encoding type 2 DNA topoisomerase 6 subunit B-like, with protein sequence MPSPSSSSSSPHRKLLYSLICWAVQRCRMSESPCRLAVSLKGPSDPAASSALRVSVSDTGVGSKLEEFLELDALARETPLEKWDGTLLITTTGTNDKAIYHYRFNLHENASSSTRCSKMATTYKNNAKFSGTEVCLCLSNDADIDDFILWLVGFARKVHVLRAANLAIELSIEQTISSGSRNVRLPNESDDTHLSIATSSIEQLVSGLEDYALSHGNTCDKCDACCMNRDRLKVGTGSAKNSDRRRDKGLLVEIAIMVAHTASDLSCWMVNCSSTQVLHFQDFVPCPISQSSFNVLMSMDWQSFGFKLKGGFMDDEGNAVLEWDNLTFARVDIAIHTYHGIVQEWQRSEPDKYVVRKALKLALHNLKANHAGEFISCHGKKILEYVPDLAQSIAGLISSSNDREFRDECAALLGLGSGQDVSEGAVRSCIGDRMARIIEMGDGKEKAEDGAPPYLFECEKLDEDSPLLDEEDGDDDMIFDF encoded by the exons ATgccgtccccgtcctcctcctcctcctccccacaCCGGAAGCTCCTCTACTCC TTGATTTGCTGGGCGGTGCAGCGGTGCCGGATGTCGGAGTCGCCGTGCCGGCTCGCAGTCTCCCTCAAGGGTCCCTCGGACCCCGCCGCATCCTCGGCCCTGCGCGTCTCCG TTTCGGACACTGGAGTCGGGAGCAAGCTGGAGGAGTTCCTGGAGCTGGATGCCCTGGCGCGCGAGACCCCCCTGGAGAAATGGG ATGGTACCCTCTTAATCACAACTACTG GAACCAATGACAAAGCTATTTATCATTACCGATTTAATCTTCATGAGAACGCATCTTCAAGTACAAGATGCAGCAAGATGGCTACCACATACAAGAATAATGCAAAATTCAG TGGAACTGAAGTATGTCTTTGCCTTTCAAATGACGCTGATATTGATGACTTCATATTATGGCTGGTTGGTTTTGCACGCAAG GTACACGTGCTAAGAGCAGCT AACTTAGCAATTGAGCTCTCTATTGAGCAAACAATAAGTTCTGGATCAAGAAATGTTCGTCTGCCAAATGAATCTGATGATACCCATCTTTCTATTGCCACATCAAGTATTGAGCAGCTAGTTTCTGGTCTTGAAGATTATGCACTCTCACATGGGAACACATGTGACAAGTGTGATGCATGTTGTATGAATAG AGATCGTCTGAAGGTTGGAACTGGATCTGCCAAGAATTCAGACAGAAGAAGAGATAAAGGGCTACTTGTTGAAATAGCCATAATGGTTGCGCATACTGCATCTGATTTGAGTTGTTGGATGGTTAATTGTTCATCTACTCAG GTTTTGCATTTTCAAGACTTCGTACCCTGCCCCATTTCACAGTCATCCTTCAATGTGCTCATGAGTATGGACTGGCAAAGCTTCGGTTTCAAGTTAAAAGGAGGTTTCATGGATGACGAAGGAAATGCTGTGCTTGAGTGGGATAACCTGACATTTGCTCGTGTTGATATTGCCATTCACACTTACCATGGAATA GTACAAGAATGGCAGAGATCTGAACCAGATAAATATGTTGTGAGGAAGGCACTTAAGCTTGCATTGCATAACCTGAAAGCAAATCATGCAGGAGAGTTTATCAGTTGTCATGGAAAGAAG ATCCTCGAGTACGTCCCCGACCTCGCGCAGTCGATCGCCGGCCTGATCTCGTCGTCCAACGACCGGGAGTTCCGAGACGAATGCGCCGCGCTCCTCGGGCTGGGCTCCGGTCAAGACGTCTCGGAAGGGGCGGTCAGGTCCTGCATCGGCGACAGGATGGCCCGCATCATAGAGATGGGCGACGGCAAGGAGAAGGCCGAGGACGGCGCGCCGCCCTACCTGTTCGAGTGCGAGAAGCTGGATGAAGACAGCCCGCTGCTCGACGAGGAAGATGGAGACGACGACATGATTTTTGATTTCTAG